One window from the genome of Cryptococcus deuterogattii R265 chromosome 10, complete sequence encodes:
- a CDS encoding pyridoxal reductase, which produces MSTVPTVTVAGKQVSRMGYGLMQLTWNPQPPSQDVSFAAMKAAADSGSTIWSSAAFYGNPGDNFANIKLIAAFFDKYPEYKSKIVLVVKGGADYADLHPRGTELHFLRTELKEMKRILGDKEIDVYSLARLPEGSVEEIFKGLDALKKEGLFGEVGASEMSAPSLEKAHKITPIAINEIEISLFSYDKPIRDAIEWHNANKIPVFAYSPLGRGFITRTYKSPDDIPEGDFKRYLPRFQGQAFYENLKLVDKLDEIAARKGVNGSQVALAWILSLSNYIIPIPGSSNTKRVAENIQSANVTLTSEEKKEINDFLDSFEIQGTRYPAQAMAHLMK; this is translated from the exons ATGTCTACCGTTCCTACTGTCACCGTCGCAGGCAAGCAAGTCAGCCGTATGGG CTACGGTCTCATGCAGCTCACCTGGAATCCacaacctccttctcaagatGTCTCCTTTGCAGCCATGAA GGCTGCAGCTGACTCTGGATCTACCATCTGGTCTTCGGCCGCATTTTACGGTAACCCTGGGGACAACTTTGCCAACATCAAGTTGATCGCAGCCTTTTTTGACAAGTACCCTGAGTACAAGAGCAAGATCGTTTTAGTTGTTAAGGGAGGGGCGGACTATGCAGATCTCCACCCTCGTGGCACTGA gctccatttcctccgcACTGAactgaaggagatgaagaggattcTAGGAGATAAAGAAATTGATGTATACTCCCTTGCTAGACTTCCTGAAGGATCAGTGGAAGAAATCTTCAAAGGTTTAGATGCtctcaagaaggagggtctGTTTGGTGAGGTCGGAGCTAGTGAAATGAGTGCCCCGTCGCTCGAGAAAGCCCACAAG ATCACTCCCATTGCTATTAACGAGATTGAaatttctctcttctcctacGACAAGCCTATCCGTGATGCCATCGAATGGCACAATGCTAACAAGATCCCCGTCTTTGCCTACTCTCCCCTCGGGCGAGGCTTTATTACCCGTACCTACAAGTCACCCGATGACATCCCTGAGGGTGACTTTAAAAGGTACTTGCCCAGATTCCAGGGTCAAGCTTTCTATGAGAACTTGAAGTTGGTAGATAAGCTGGATGAGATTGCTGCTAGAAAGGGAGTGAACGGCAGCCAGGTTGCATTGGCTTGGATCTTGAGCTTGTCAAACTAC ATCATCCCCATTCCAGGATCATCAAACACAAAGCGAGTGGCTGAGAACATTCAGTCGGCCAACGTCACACTGACGtccgaggagaagaaggagatcaATGACTTTTTGGATTCTTTTGAGATTCAAGGTACTAGATACCCTGCTCAAGCAATGGCGCACCTT ATGAAGTAA